In a single window of the Salvelinus alpinus chromosome 15, SLU_Salpinus.1, whole genome shotgun sequence genome:
- the LOC139539790 gene encoding septin-7-like isoform X4 → MVVGKAFQQRNLEGYVGFANLPNQVYRKSVKRGFEFTLMVVGESGLGKSTLINSLFLTDLYSKDYPGPSLRIKKTVQVEQSKVLVKEGGVQLTLTIVDTPGFGDAVDNSNCWQPVINYIDSKCEDFLNAESRVNRRLMPDNRVHCCLYFIAPSGHGLKPLDIEFMKRLHDKVNVIPLIAKADTLTPEECHLFKKQIMKEIQEHKIQIYEFPDTEDDEDSKLIRKIKERMPLAVVGSNVVIEVNGKKVRGRQYPWGVAEVENGEHCDFTVLRNMLIRTHMQDLKDVTNNVHYENYRSRKLAAVTCNGGVDTSKTKNQMTRSPLAQMEEERREHVMKMKKMETEMEQVFEMKVKEKKQKLKDSEAELERRHEQMKKNLEAQYKELEEKKRHHEEEKSNWEAQQRILEQQKLEASKTMEKNKKKGKIF, encoded by the exons GGGAGTCTGGATTGGGGAAATCCACGCTCATCAACTCCCTCTTCCTGACTGACCTGTACTCCAAGGATTACCCAGGGCCATCCCTACGGATCAAGAAGACTGTTCAG GTGGAGCAGTCCAAGGTTCTGGTGAAGGAAGGGGGTGTCCAACTCACACTCACAATCGTCGATACACCAGGGTTCGGAGATGCAGTGGATAATAGTAACTG CTGGCAGCCTGTCATTAACTACATTGACAGTAAGTGTGAGGACTTCCTGAATGCGGAGTCCCGGGTGAACCGAAGACTGATGCCAGACAACCGGGTTCACTGCTGCCTGTACTTCATTGCCCCCTCTGGCCACGG GCTGAAGCCCCTGGACATTGAGTTTATGAAGCGTCTCCATGACAAGGTCAACGTGATCCCTCTCATCGCCAAGGCAGACACCCTGACACCTGAGGAATGCCACCTATTCAAGAAACAG ATCATGAAGGAAATCCAAGAACACAAGATCCAGATCTATGAGTTTCCTGACACAGAGGACGATGAGGACAGCAAGCTCATCCGGAAGATCAAG GAGCGGATGCCTCTGGCAGTGGTTGGCAGCAATGTGGTGATCGAAGTAAATGGCAAGAAGGTCAGAGGTCGTCAGTACCCCTGGGGCGTGGCAGAAG TGGAGAACGGGGAGCACTGTGACTTTACTGTGTTACGGAACATGCTGATCAG GACCCATATGCAAGATCTGAAGGATGTGACCAACAATGTCCACTATGAGAACTACCGCAGCAGGAAGCTTGCTGCCGTCACCTGCAATGGAGGAGTGGACACCAGCAAGACCAAGAACCAAATGACCAG GAGCCCCCTGGCCCAGATGGAGGAGGAGCGGAGGGAACATGTCATGAAGATGAAGAAGATGGAGACTGAGATGGAGCAGGTGTTTGAGATGAAAGTCAAGGAGAAGAAACAGAAACTGAAGGACTCTGAggccgag CTGGAGCGACGCCACGAGCAGATGAAAAAGAACTTGGAGGCTCAGTATAAGGAACTGGAGGAGAAGAAGCGCCACCATGAGGAAGAGAAGTCAAACTGGGAGGCACAGCAACGTATACTGGAGCAGCAGAAACTTGAGGCTTCTAA GACCATGGAAAAGAACAAAAAGAAAGGAAAAATCTTTTAA
- the LOC139539790 gene encoding septin-7-like isoform X5 produces the protein MVVGKAFQRNLEGYVGFANLPNQVYRKSVKRGFEFTLMVVGESGLGKSTLINSLFLTDLYSKDYPGPSLRIKKTVQVEQSKVLVKEGGVQLTLTIVDTPGFGDAVDNSNCWQPVINYIDSKCEDFLNAESRVNRRLMPDNRVHCCLYFIAPSGHGLKPLDIEFMKRLHDKVNVIPLIAKADTLTPEECHLFKKQIMKEIQEHKIQIYEFPDTEDDEDSKLIRKIKERMPLAVVGSNVVIEVNGKKVRGRQYPWGVAEVENGEHCDFTVLRNMLIRTHMQDLKDVTNNVHYENYRSRKLAAVTCNGGVDTSKTKNQMTRSPLAQMEEERREHVMKMKKMETEMEQVFEMKVKEKKQKLKDSEAELERRHEQMKKNLEAQYKELEEKKRHHEEEKSNWEAQQRILEQQKLEASKTMEKNKKKGKIF, from the exons GGGAGTCTGGATTGGGGAAATCCACGCTCATCAACTCCCTCTTCCTGACTGACCTGTACTCCAAGGATTACCCAGGGCCATCCCTACGGATCAAGAAGACTGTTCAG GTGGAGCAGTCCAAGGTTCTGGTGAAGGAAGGGGGTGTCCAACTCACACTCACAATCGTCGATACACCAGGGTTCGGAGATGCAGTGGATAATAGTAACTG CTGGCAGCCTGTCATTAACTACATTGACAGTAAGTGTGAGGACTTCCTGAATGCGGAGTCCCGGGTGAACCGAAGACTGATGCCAGACAACCGGGTTCACTGCTGCCTGTACTTCATTGCCCCCTCTGGCCACGG GCTGAAGCCCCTGGACATTGAGTTTATGAAGCGTCTCCATGACAAGGTCAACGTGATCCCTCTCATCGCCAAGGCAGACACCCTGACACCTGAGGAATGCCACCTATTCAAGAAACAG ATCATGAAGGAAATCCAAGAACACAAGATCCAGATCTATGAGTTTCCTGACACAGAGGACGATGAGGACAGCAAGCTCATCCGGAAGATCAAG GAGCGGATGCCTCTGGCAGTGGTTGGCAGCAATGTGGTGATCGAAGTAAATGGCAAGAAGGTCAGAGGTCGTCAGTACCCCTGGGGCGTGGCAGAAG TGGAGAACGGGGAGCACTGTGACTTTACTGTGTTACGGAACATGCTGATCAG GACCCATATGCAAGATCTGAAGGATGTGACCAACAATGTCCACTATGAGAACTACCGCAGCAGGAAGCTTGCTGCCGTCACCTGCAATGGAGGAGTGGACACCAGCAAGACCAAGAACCAAATGACCAG GAGCCCCCTGGCCCAGATGGAGGAGGAGCGGAGGGAACATGTCATGAAGATGAAGAAGATGGAGACTGAGATGGAGCAGGTGTTTGAGATGAAAGTCAAGGAGAAGAAACAGAAACTGAAGGACTCTGAggccgag CTGGAGCGACGCCACGAGCAGATGAAAAAGAACTTGGAGGCTCAGTATAAGGAACTGGAGGAGAAGAAGCGCCACCATGAGGAAGAGAAGTCAAACTGGGAGGCACAGCAACGTATACTGGAGCAGCAGAAACTTGAGGCTTCTAA GACCATGGAAAAGAACAAAAAGAAAGGAAAAATCTTTTAA
- the LOC139539792 gene encoding C-C motif chemokine 4-like, producing the protein MKTTCLALGLLLLTVSQSYAIPLGLESSPDSCCFSFSTMKVPPKKIESIQKTHSGCPRPAFVVKTVEGRVICFQSSVPWVQKAFNRVKQPAAVATSSGIEGSSHP; encoded by the exons ATGAAGACTACCTGCTTGGCTCTTGGGTTATTGCTGCTGACAGTATCCCAGTCCTATGCTATCC CTCTTGGACTGGAGTCATCACCTGACAGTTGCTGTTTCAGCTTCTCCACAATGAAAGTGCCCCCCAAGAAGATCGAATCCATCCAGAAGACTCACAGTGGATGCCCCCGACCAGCATTTGT GGTCAAAACTGTTGAGGGCAGAGTGATTTGCTTCCAGTCAAGTGTGCCGTGGGTACAGAAAGCCTTCAACCGGGTCAAGCAGCCAGCAGCTGTGGCCACAAGTAGCGGCATTGAGGGTTCCAGTCATCCTTGA